One Phaseolus vulgaris cultivar G19833 chromosome 11, P. vulgaris v2.0, whole genome shotgun sequence genomic window carries:
- the LOC137838663 gene encoding uncharacterized protein — protein MAAYSSGDSSKPHSPHRAFILGELKEEKRSLAQKDEAIKKLEERLQRHEMNHDRSTNSTHGSHYAHRHSSRSSSNAHGNEKEHRRRRHHHHHGDRHHHEDGRQNVAKPYFPIAKLPSFSGNSDPNVYLGWEPKCEQIFHVHGVQEDQRVRLASLEFLDYAMQWWHKTLMDIGLNKRPLVVSWDNLKECMHDRFVPPHFRKDLLLKLQRLHQGTLSVDAYFKELDTLLIKVNMHENDEAKMARFLSVLRRDIQDVVDLHEYSSLQTLLHLSIKNKKIVAYASRQLKVHERNYPTHDLELAEVVFALKIWRHFIYGVSFNVFCDYRTLKYLFDQKELNMTQMRWIEFLMDYDFQLIYHHGKANVVADALSRKKIQMF, from the exons atgGCTGCATATTCAAGTGGTGACTCTTCCAAACCACACTCTCCTCATAGAGCATTTATTCTTGGTGAATTGAAAGAGGAAAAACGCTCCCTTGCACAAAAGGATGAAGCTATAAAAAAgttggaggaaagattacaaAGACATGAAATGAATCACGATAGATCAACCAATTCCACCCATGGAAGCCACTATGCTCATAGACATTCTTCAAGGAGTTCTTCCAATGCTCACGGCAATGAAAAAGAACATAGAAGGAGGAGGCATCATCACCATCATGGAGATAGGCATCACCATGAAGAtgggcgccaaaatgtggcAAAGCCTTATTTTCCAATTGCAAAAttgcctagttttagtgggaatagtgatcctaatgtgtatttaggtTGGGAgcctaaatgtgaacaaatcttTCATGTACATGGGGTCCAAGAAGATCAAAGGGTTAGATTAGcctctttagaatttttagactatgccatgcaatggtggcataagACTCttatggacattgggctaaacaagagaccTCTCGTGGTTTCTTGGGACAATTTAAAAGAGTGTATGCATGATAGATTTGttccaccacactttaggaaagacctattgttgaagctccaaaggCTTCaccaaggcacgctaagtgtggatgcatATTTCAAGGAACTAGACACACTATTAATTAAGGTAAATATGCATGAAAATGATGAAGCTAAAATGGCTAGGTTTTTAAGTGTTCTTAGGAGGGATATCCAAGATGTTGTGGATCTTCATGAGTATTCATCTTTACAAACTTTACTTCACCTTTCCATCAAG AATAAGAAAATTGTTGCCTATGCTTCTCGtcagttaaaggtgcatgaaagaaattatccaactcatgatctagaattggcagaagttgtctttgctttaaaaatatggagacattttATTTACGGAGTTAGCTTTAATGTGTTCTGTGATTATAGAACcttgaagtatttgtttgatcagaaGGAGCTTAATATGACACAGATGAGGTGGATCGAATTTTTAATGGACTATGATTTCCAGCTAATATACCATCATgggaaggcaaatgttgttgcagatgcgttgagtcgtaaaaagatacaaatgttttag
- the LOC137838668 gene encoding uncharacterized protein has product MTQVMDMVRTLQENVVASRSKQERMHEALVTSQARNEELNRVNEELRKALQEQEERAVGDKSAPPSPPRSFPMPFSQEIMDSVVPANTVAVKASFTGVEDPEAHLTAFHTQMMLSEGSDAVYCKVFMSTLSGTALDWLVSLPTGHITTFQQFSKMFVEQFGAQIVRLPGKDEEMFIHAFKKGVLPGPFSESLIRSHPATFAEIRRRVVAHIAAESEVSEKRGNVAPAKPRAQARVQPQRIMEAAAGKRDQRMRHPYDPKKNKGKGPGRPRETNRPPRYEFVMGFADLIAIPNIAARLKVPEKTTEKVLGPKPDAWCEFHKSFGHSINLCLALGYQLAELVKCGFLKDYLLEKQAGQSTGPQPAGNEGQQHEVPIHGEIHTIAGGFSSGGCTASQRKKYARSVMSVEVFEDHSPDVDITFTKGDLRDVLRSGAGVILEGSNGVLIEQSVRFAFKASNNQAEFEALIAGILLEKEMGAKVLMAKSDSLLVTGQVTGEFQAKDPQMAAYLEYV; this is encoded by the exons ATGACGCAGGTCATGGATATGgtgaggacgctgcaggagaatGTAGTTGCATCACGTTCTAAACAGGAAAGaatgcacgaggcgctggtgacctcgcaagctaggaatgaggagctcaacaGGGTCAACGAAGAGTTGCGTAAAGCTCTTCAAGAACAGGAGGAGCGCGCGGTCGGGGACAaatctgcacccccatccccaccacgcagctttcccatgccattttctcaagagatcatggactcggtggtcccggCCAATACGGTGGCGGTGAAGGCGTCTTTCACCGgtgtggaggaccctgaggctcatctcacggcgtttcacacccagatgatgctctcggAGGGGTCGGACGCGGTctactgtaaggtgttcatgagcactcttagTGGAACAGCGCTGGACTGGTTAGTTAGTTtacctactggccacattaccacatttcaacagttttccaagatgtttgttgagca attcggagctcagatAGTCCGCTTACCAGGTAAAGACGAGGAAATGTTTATacatgccttcaagaagggtgtGTTGCCCGGACCCTTTAGTGAATCGCTTATCAggagtcaccccgccacgtttgctgaaatccggcgacgtgtcgtggctcacatcgccgctgaAAGCGAAGTCTCCGAGAAAAGGGGAAACGTGGCTCCAGCTAAGCCGCGCGCCCAGGCAAGGGTCCAGCCGCAGAGGATAATGGAGGCAGCAGCGGGGAAGAGGGACCAAAGGATGCGTCATCCTTATGACCCTAAGAAGAATAAGGGGAAGGGTCCGGGGCGGCCCAGAGAGACTAATCGCCCGCCAaggtatgagtttgtgatgggGTTTGCcgatctgatcgccatcccgaATATTGCTGCCAGGCTCAAGGTGCCCGAGAAGACAACGGAAAAGGTTTTGGGTCCAAAACCAGACGCGTGGTGTGAattccacaagagctttggccactctatcaactTGTGTTTGGCTTTGGGATACCAACTCGCCGAGTTGGTCAAGTGTGGATTCTTGAAAGATTATTTGCTAGAAAAGCAAGCGGGCCAATCAACAGGTCCCCAACCGGCGGGCAATGAAggacagcagcacgaggtgcccattcacggtgagatccacaccatagctggtggattctcAAGTGGAGGGTGTACTGCATCGCAGCGCAAGAAGTACGCAAGGTCGGTGATGTCGGTGGAAGTttttgaggatcactcacccgacgtggacatcacattcaccaaaggagaccttagggacgtt ctTCGTAGCGGGGCTGGGGTTATTTTGGAGGGATCCAACGgggtgttgatagagcaatcagTAAGGTTCGCTtttaaagcaagcaacaatcaagcagagtttgaggctttgatcgccggTATTCTGTTGGAAAAGGAGATGGGGGcaaaggtgctgatggccaaaAGTGATTCGTTGTTGGTCACTGGGCAGGTAACTGGTGAGTTCCAAGCTaaagatccgcagatggcagcctacctggaatACGTGTAA
- the LOC137838675 gene encoding uncharacterized protein has translation MAQNHQAAMHHWENARSVATASHVSLSQEQMGLTEFMRHNPPKFSGNATPDQADQWIRELEKIFRATSYPEDKKLVFATYLLSGEVEFWWMGAQQMMEAGAEVLDWECFRVKFLEKYFPDSARFAKEAEFLKLEQGEMSVNAYAARFEYLARFYTQATSEAWRCRKFEEGLKHELKKTISPMCIREFPALVENAKMVETLEKGDSRVMRSHPGGSYSGKAKVQHQPHKPYARPPQHRTGIAPPQFQQQ, from the coding sequence ATGGCTCAGAATCACCAGGCAGCAATGCATCATTGGGAGAATGCTAGATCTGTTGCAACAGCTTCTCATGTCAGTTTGTCACAGGAACAGATGGGACTGACAGAGTTTATGAGGCATAACCCACCTAAGTTCAGTGGGAATGCCACTCCTGATCAAGCAGACCAATGGATAAGGGAGCTAGAGAAGATCTTTAGGGCAACCTCCTACCCTGAGGATAAGAAATTGGTTTTTGCTACATATTTGTTGTCTGGAGAAGTAGAGTTCTGGTGGATGGGAGCTCAACAAATGATGGAAGCCGGAGCTGAAGTTTTGGACTGGGAGTGTTTTAGAGTGAAGTTTTTGGAGAAATATTTTCCAGATAGTGCCAGGTTTGCAAAGGAAGCTGAATTTCTCAAGTTGGAACAAGGAGAGATGTCAGTGAATGCTTATGCTGCTAGGTTTGAGTATCTAGCCAGATTCTACACCCAAGCTACCTCTGAGGCTTGGAGGTGTAGGAAGTTTGAAGAAGGTTTAAAACATGAGTTGAAGAAGACTATATCACCTATGTGCATCAGGGAGTTTCCTGCCTTAGTGGAGAATGCGAAGATGGTGGAGACCTTGGAAAAGGGTGATTCCAGGGTAATGAGATCACACCCAGGAGGGTCTTATAGTGGGAAGGCCAAGGTACAACATCAACCACACAAGCCTTATGCTAGACCTCCACAGCATAGGACAGGAATAGCTCCACCCCAGTTTCAGCAGCAATAA